A single region of the Neomonachus schauinslandi chromosome 3, ASM220157v2, whole genome shotgun sequence genome encodes:
- the LOC110592393 gene encoding LOW QUALITY PROTEIN: replication termination factor 2-like (The sequence of the model RefSeq protein was modified relative to this genomic sequence to represent the inferred CDS: deleted 2 bases in 1 codon) — MGCDGGRIPKRHELVKGLKKMEKVDQDAELVAQWNYCTLSQEILRRPIVACELGGLYNKDAVIEFLWDKSSEKALGKAASHIKSIKNVTELRLSDNPAWEGDKENTKGDKHDDVQRARFICPVVGLEMNGPHRFCFLRCCGCVFSERALKEIKAEVCHTCGAAFQEDYVIVLNRTKEDVETLKRRMEERRLRAKLGKKAKKPKAAESVSKPGVSEESPGPSKIKTGKPEETSLDSREKKGSSAPKSAAANGSSSGKVGKPLRGTTKRSIAGSEESEVYKSLFTTHSSAKRSKEESAHWVTHASYCF; from the exons ATGGGTTGCGACGGAGGAAGAATCCCCAAGAGACACGAACTGGTGAAGGGGCTGAAGAAGATGGAGAAGGTTGACCAAGATGCTGAATTAGTGGCCCAATGGAACTATTGTACTCTAAGTCAAGAAATATTAAGGCGACCAATAGTTGCCTGTGAACTTGGCGGACTTTATAACAAAGATGCCGTCATTGAGTTTCTATGGGACAAATCTTCCGAAAAGGCTCTTGGGAAGGCAGCATCTCACATTAAAAGCATTAAGAATGTGACAGAACTAAGGCTTTCTGATAATCCTGCCTGGGAAGGggacaaagaaaacacaaaaggtgACAAACACGATGACGTCCAGCGGGCACGTTTCATCTGCCCCGTTGTG GGCTTGGAGATGAATGGCCCGCACAGGTTTTGCTTCCTGCGGTGCTGTGGTTGTGTGTTTTCTGAACGAGCCTTGAAAGAGATAAAAGCAGAAGTTTGTCACACATGTGGGGCTGCCTTCCAGGAGGATTACGTCATCGTGCTCAACCGCACCAAGGAGGACGTGGAAACGCTGAAGAGGAGGATGGAGGAGAGGAGGCTGAGGGCGAAGCTggggaagaaagcaaagaaacccAAGGCGGCAGAGTCTGTCTCAAAGCCAGGTGTCAGTGAAGAATCTCCAGGGCCATCAAAAATTAAGACGGGGAAGCCTGAAGAAACCAGCCTTGATTCTAGAGAGAAGAAAGGCAGCTCAGCTCCCAAAAGTGCAGCAGCAAATGGGAGCTCTTCTGGAAAAGTCGGGAAGCCTCTGCGTGGAACCACAAAGAGGTCCATTGCCGGCAGTGAAGAATCGGAAGTTTACAAGTCCCTTTTCACGACTCACAGCTCTGCCAAGCGCTCCAAGGAGGAGTCCGCCCACTGGGTCACCCACGCATCCTACTGTTTCTGA